A window of the Gemmatirosa kalamazoonensis genome harbors these coding sequences:
- a CDS encoding DUF4321 domain-containing protein, which produces MASRGASRRRPGFHAIVLAAGFVVGGLLTQAARIFLPAGGVKQFLTTGVTPSIGPLQLDLIILKFGIGPVALDVSLLSLLGVLIAYLIARSLF; this is translated from the coding sequence ATGGCCTCTCGCGGAGCGTCTCGGCGTCGCCCTGGCTTCCACGCCATCGTGCTGGCGGCAGGGTTCGTGGTGGGCGGCCTGCTCACCCAGGCAGCGCGCATCTTTCTCCCCGCCGGTGGGGTTAAGCAATTCTTAACGACCGGCGTCACCCCGTCGATCGGACCGCTACAGCTGGACCTCATTATATTGAAGTTCGGAATCGGCCCGGTGGCGCTGGACGTGTCGCTGCTCAGCCTCTTGGGCGTCCTGATCGCCTACCTGATCGCCCGCTCGCTCTTCTAG
- a CDS encoding Sec-independent protein translocase subunit TatA/TatB, producing MFSNLGLPEILIILLIVLLLFGAKRIPEVAGSLGKGINEFKRNMTDAQRAITDPIRDEMNRSVPPADQDPSLRPPAPKTTAEEDQARAPKRLIG from the coding sequence ATGTTCAGCAACCTGGGCCTTCCCGAGATCCTCATCATCCTGCTCATCGTCCTGCTGCTGTTCGGGGCGAAGCGCATCCCGGAAGTCGCCGGTTCCCTCGGGAAAGGCATCAACGAGTTCAAGCGGAACATGACCGACGCGCAGCGCGCGATCACCGATCCGATCCGCGACGAGATGAACCGCTCCGTGCCGCCGGCAGATCAGGACCCCTCGCTCCGCCCGCCCGCGCCGAAGACGACGGCCGAGGAAGACCAGGCCCGGGCGCCGAAGCGACTCATCGGCTGA